In Tenebrio molitor chromosome 1, icTenMoli1.1, whole genome shotgun sequence, the sequence ATCTTCGAAATTATCAATATCAACAACGATCGCCCTGGGAGGCCACATACGTCACTGTCGTGAAGGCTAATCTCGAATCCTCGAAGGATTTCGAAGAATTTGCCTCAATATACAGGtgcaagtattttataaaGTTGGCTATAATGTCATTGAAAACAAGTGACATTTCATTTAGCATTTCATGATTTGCCTAACTTCAGTGAGAAATTAAAAGTGTGAAAGTCGATTTTCAGTCAgtgtattttttacttttgtcaaaaattattattttttaaagttacaGTTTTAACTGTTATGTTGATTTATTCcttcttctgaatttttaaacCTTCTGATAGGTAATGGCTAACATAGCAGCACAAAGAATACGACGAGAGTTTAAAGAGGTTATTAAAAGTGAAGAGGTAGGAAAcacttttaaaatacaatttttatcttatgtcatttttaaaactaattaatttcgTAATTGTGATCACCCAAAAGAGTCTTACCTTGCTCATCAGACATGCTCGAATTTCGCACTTAAAATTGTCAGTACTCAAAGTAAGATTATTGATTCAAGTATTGAAAATGCCCCCTGACACAAATTAAATCTGAAGGGGTTATCAGACAATAACGTCATTTcgtaacaaataataacaaacagATCCAGCTAACATGATGCTGTATACTTTAAATGTAGGTAGCAAAATGTGCCATCAAAGTGGAACTTTTAAATGATAGCTACACAGAACTGAAAGGAGAAATCACGGGCCCCCCAGATACAGCTTACGAAGGGGGAACTTTTGTATTAGAGATCAAAGTACCTGAAACATACCCCTTCAATCCTCCCAaggtaattttgaaaatagtgATTAAAATCTTCACTACATATTTCTCGTGTAGGTCAGATTCATcacaaaaatatggcacccaAATATATCATCTGTAACAGGAGCAATCTGCCTAGATATATTAAAGGACCAATGGTGACATGTCGGAATAATTTTGGTTTGTGTGTCTTTAATGTAACACTTGTAGGGCGGCAGCGATGACTTTGAGAACAGTTCTGTTATCGCTTCAAGCTTTATTATCTGCAGCAGAACCAGATGATCCACAAGATGCTGTTGTAGCAAAACAGTTTAAGGAAAATATAGAAATGTTCCAAATGACTGCCAGACATTGGACGAATGTTTATGCAGGCGGTATATATTTCACAGCTGTATGGTCTTAAAATACTTTGACCATGTTTATTTGTAGGTCCTCATGTAAATAAAGAATGTGACGACAAAATTAAAAGGCTAGTAGATATGGGGGTAGAAGAACATCAAGCGCGGGTCGCATTGTCTTCGTATAACTGGGATATAGAGAGGGCAACTGAACAGTTATTCAGTTAGTGAACCATTTTTAATCTGCCATTTTACTATAATCTCTCTACACTTTTCGAAACGGATTTATTAAGATTTCCAGAACATAAATTTTGTGCAGGAGCTGTTTactcatttaaattattttgatatgTACATACTCACTgcagtttaaattttaaataaaacaaggaGTGTTTGCATTTACTTTATTacaattgttaatttaaacagATATTTCTGTAAGTATGAAGAATATATCAGTTTTAGAACATagtgaataaaacaaaaaaattgcgatTTATACTTTTGTCATATTGGTGTTTGAACTTTATTGATGTTAAAATATCTGCTTACAGTTAGTTGTGTATAAGGTTTTTCGTCAAATTACGGTGGTGTGTACATTGCTAGTTTGAAACACCAGTTGTCAGTGCAGTCAAATTGTTTAGCACCTTTGGATCACTGCAATTGGATGAAACACTTTATACAATAAATCTTCATTAATTACctagtttttgttttgtaaattggCGATTGAACACtgttgaataaaaatttaatctttacTATATCATGTGACAAAAAGTACTTGAACCAGTAAAAAATAGATAACGTTAATTTATATAACATAGTTGTGGATTCTACATTTAATTCTAACGTGTATGTAATATCTGATCATACTTAACCTATTAATTAATGCCtcctttttattatttatagcaCAGTTGATTTGCATTAAGTGCAAGTTTTTCGTTCATAGTCctgctttttttaaattgtacatATGCATAAGGTAATTAAAATATGcgattttcaaataaagagCTTAAGTAAGATTGGTCATAAAAAAGTCATAACGATTTGAGattttcgtgtttttttttcaatgtgCAACATCGTATTCAAGATACGAAAACCCTGCATAAAAGGTTTTAATTAGAAACGATCCAagtttgttgtaatttttttaatttataaaagtaaaatCATAAAGTTCCTTCGAACTTATGTTGTTActatattttcatattttgatttatacaaaacaataaatgtaGCCTGAACGTTACTGAAAATTCTGTTTTATTGAATTCATGTAATCTTCATAACTTTTagaaatatgaattttttagtgaaacGAACGGTCGGTCAGATCAGCGCTGTAAGTTGTAAACTGCGCGGGAGAGCGAGAACGAGAATTGATCGCGCAGCTCCAAAAATTGCGaagattaatttaaatttaatgaagaagaatttgaaaaatgttcaagCTACAATATATTTTATCTGCATAAATCAAAATATGATAATGCATGGAAGTTTGTGATTTAAtgttgataaataaaaaatagtacttatacagagtgtccccaaaaaagaagacgagtccataactccgttatttatcggaagattttaattatctgtacaccaaattaaatggttgttaataggctacaaaatggcctaataaattcaagtatagccctatgggcttcaagggtaaactgtcaaaatatttttttttaaatgggaatacatatttttttgtactaattctgatagagatttatattctgaaaacaacaatgtatcacaaatatacacttaaataccaaaaatttacaaaaaaaaaatgtaaaaaaccgctactatcgtctatgttccattttccgctaaacattggcggtatatctgcgcaatcccacatgttattatttatcatttgtttttccagctaccttaatttggttattacactgtaacgcagtgcattttgatagcttttcgcttaatgctcgtcatttgtttcaaaagttagtgttattttttttaatgtgaagttatacttgtgatacactgttgttttcaaaattaaaatctctatcagaattactaataaaaggtatgtaatcccatttgaaaaaaaatattttgacagtttacccttgaagcccatagggctatacttgaatttattaggccattttgtagcctattaacaaccatttaatttgctgtatagataattaaaatccgctaataaataagggagctatggactcgtctttttttctggggacaccctgtattattattgacatttt encodes:
- the Ubc4 gene encoding ubiquitin-conjugating enzyme E2-22 kDa, with amino-acid sequence MANIAAQRIRREFKEVIKSEEVAKCAIKVELLNDSYTELKGEITGPPDTAYEGGTFVLEIKVPETYPFNPPKVRFITKIWHPNISSVTGAICLDILKDQWAAAMTLRTVLLSLQALLSAAEPDDPQDAVVAKQFKENIEMFQMTARHWTNVYAGGPHVNKECDDKIKRLVDMGVEEHQARVALSSYNWDIERATEQLFS